The following DNA comes from Armatimonadota bacterium.
CAGTCTTCGCCGCGATGTTGTGCAACACGTAGAAGATCCCCGCGGCCAGCCCCGCTCGTGTCCCCAAAGCCAGGCCCAGAATCATATACCCGATCTGGCTCACGATGTGGAAGGAGAGGATTCGACGGATCTCCTCCTGGGCCAAAGCCCCGAGGACCCCAAACACCATGGTGCAGCTGGCCACCCCAAGCCACAGGGGATCTGGCCCCCCCAGGGGGGAGAGGGTGGTGAAGAGCCGGTACAGGGCATACACCCCCACCTTGGTGAGCATCCCGCCGAAGTAGGCGGCCACGGAACCCGGGGGGATCGCGTAGGCGTGCGGGAGCCAGAAATACAGGGGGAAGACGGCGGCCTTCAGGCCGAAGGCGGTGGCGAGCAGCACCACCCCGCTCCGCACGAGGGCGGGGGAAGCGTTGGGAAGCCGGCGCGCCAGGTCCGCCATGTTCACCGTTCCCGTGGCCGCATAGAGCAATCCCACCGCCACCAAAAACAGGGTGGACGCTATGAGGTTCAGGGCCACGTAGGTGAAGGCCTCCCGGGCCTGCTCCCGCGAGGCCCCCAGGGTCAGCAGGAAGTACGAGGCGATGAGAAGGATCTCGAAGAACACGTACAGGTTAAACAGGTCTCCCGTGAGGAAGGCCCCGTTCATCCCGCCCAGAAGCAGATGCCACCCCGCATGCCAGTACCGGTGGTACCGAGGCGTCGCTTCCTTCAGGCCGAACCACAGGGCTACGGTGGCCACGTAGCTGCTGATCCCGCACATGAGGGCACCCAGGCCGTCCACCACGAAGGTGATCCCGTAGGGCGCGGGCCAGCCGCCCGCCCGGAGCACCACCACTCCGCCTTGCCGCACCATCCCCACGAGCCACACGGCAGCCCCCAGGGTACCTAAAGCCCCCACGAGGCTGAGCCGCTCCCGCACCCGCTCGGACTCCAGGGCCGCGCACAAAGCACCGACGGCGAGGGGGAGGATCACGGGCACGATGGCCAGGTTCACGAATCCTCCTCCTCGTAGGCGTGCATGCGATACCCCAGGGCCAGCAGGAACGCCAGAACTCCGAACCCGATCACGATGGCGGTGAGGATGAGGGCCTGCGGGAGGGGATCCGCCAAGGGCGGAGGGTTCCCCAGAATGGGGGCGCTTGCGCCCTGCACCCCGCCGGCCAGGAGGATCATGAGGTTGGCGCCGTGGCCGATCAGGGCGAGCCCGATGATCTGCCGCACGATGGAGCGGCCCAGCAGCAGCCACGTGCCCGCGCCGAAGAGGGACCCCACGAAGAGCGGCAACAGGATCGTCATCGGGGCCGCACCAGGATCAGGGTGCGGGCCGCGCTCAGCGTGGCCGCCACCACGAGCACGTACACCCCGAAGTCGAACAGCAGCGACGTGGTGGTCTTCACAGGTCCCAGGAAGACCGGGCCGTGGGTCAAAAACGGACGCCCCAGGGCTGCCGTGAGGGCTCCGGTGCCGTACGCGATCCCCAGCCCCGCAGCAAGCGGCCGCAGCCAGTCCTGCGGGATGGCGTCGAACCCGAAGGCCACGGCCCAGGCGAAGAGCGCCATGGCCGTCATGAGGCCCGCCACGAACCCACCTCCCGGCCCGTAGTGGCCCGTTCCCAGCAGCACCAGCGCGTACGCGGCCACCGCGGGAGAGGCCACCCGGACCGCGGTCTCGAGGATCAGGGACCGTACGGGCGCCACCAGGTGGTGCGCCACGCGCGTGCCCGGCCGGCTCGCCAGGGCAAGCACCCCCAGGGCCGCGATTCCCAGTACCGTGATCTCCCCCAGGGTGTCCAGCCCCCGGAAGTCCACTACGATGAGGTTCACGAGGTTGCGGCCGCCCGCCTCCGGAGCCTTGTGCACGAAGTACGAGAAGAGGTGGCGGGCGGGCGGTCCCGGAAGGATCAGGGCCGCAAACGCCGCGGTGATCGCGCCCACTCCTACGGCCATCAAGAGATCCAGGGCCCAGGCCGGGTGACGCGTGGGCTCCTCGGGGTGGCGGAGGTGGAGGACCACGGCCAAAAATAGCACCAGGGTTACCGTCTCCACCAGGATCTGGGTCAACGCCAGGTCCGGGGCCCGCAGACCGATGTACAGCAACGCCACGGTATAGCCCACCGCTCCGACCGCCACCACCTGGGCCACCAGACTCCGGGCTAGGACCGTGAAGGCCACCGCCCCCAGGCCCAGGAGGAGCACCACACCCTCGTAGGGTGCCGTCCGGATTCCGACGGATGGAAAACGCCCCTCGGAGAGGAGCACGGCTCCCGCGCCCACCACGGGGATCACGAGGCTCACCGCGAGATAGTCCCGGAGCCGGCCCGTGACCGTGTGACGGGTGAGGAACCGGGCGAAACCCAACACCCCCCCATACACCCCCTCGAAGGCCGCCTCCCCGCCGGGAAGCGGAAGGCGAGCGGGGAAGCGCGCGGCCCACCGGGCCAGCACCCCGCCCAGCAACGCGCTCCCGACCGGGACGGCCGCCTTCTCCGCGGTGAGCCCGGAGAAGACGTTCGCCTCCGGATGCAGGAACCCAAGGGCCTGTTCGTAGAGCGCTGGATACAGGCCGAGCACGAAACCGGCCGCGGCCAGCACCAGAGCCGGCAGGAGGAGCCATGGGGCATCGTGGCCCCGCGGTGCTTTCCTCGTTCCCCAGAACACGCTGCAGAACCGGAGCCCGTAGGCCGCGGTGAGCACCCCACCTGCGAGCACCGCCTCGTGCACCCACCCGTGCAGGGCCTTTTCCGCGGCTTGCTTCGCCACAAACCCCGCAAACCCGGGAAACCCCATCAGGGAGAGCACCGCCAGCACCGCGGTGCCGGCGGTGAGGGGCATCCGCCGGGCAAGGCCCCGCAGCTCCGAGATCCGTCGGGTTTTCACCTCGTGCTCCACCGCCCCCGCCACCAGGAACAGTGTTCCCTTGTATGCCGCGTGGGCAAGGAGGTAGGCCATAGCGGCAAACATGCCCTCGGGGCTCCCGGAGCCCACGAGGGCGGTGGCGAGCCCCAGGGAGGCCACGGTTCCATAGGCCAGGAGGGCCTTGAGATCGTCCTGGAACAGGGCCAAAAGGCTCGCGAAGAGGTACGTCACGATCCCCGCGGGCACAAGTCCCTCGCGCCAGGCTTCTGCGCCGCCCAGGAGGGGAGCCAGGCGCAGGAGCAGAAACACCCCGGCCTTCACCATGGTGGCGGAGTGGAGGTAGGCGCTCACGGGCGTGGGCGCCACCATGGCGCCCGGAAGCCAGAAGTGGAACGGGACCTGGGCGGACTTGGTGAAGGCCCCCAGGAAGACCAGACCCAGGATCCAGGGATAAAGGGGGCTTGTGCGGATGCGATCCGCGTGCCGCTCCAGCTCCGAGAGCTGCAGACTCCCGCCCACAGCCCCGAGGAGCACCACCCCGCCCAGCAGCCCCAGCCCTCCCACCACCGTCACCAACAGAGCCCGGAGGGCTGCCTGTCGGGCCTGAGCCTCCTCGTGGTGGAACCCGATGAGGAGGAAGCTGCTGAGGGAGGTGAGCTCCCAGAAGACGTACAGGACCACGAGGTCGTCCGCCAGCACCACGCCCAGCATGGCCCCCATGAAGAGCAGGAGGAAAGCGAAGAAGGCGGGTGTGCGTCGCTCGTGTGCCATGTACGGCATGGCGTACAGGATGATGAGCACGCCCACCCCCGCCACCAGTAGGCTGAACAGCACGCCCAGTCCATCGGCCCGCAGGGCGTACCACACGCCGATCCCCGGGAACCACGTCAGGGAGACCTCTATCGCACGCCCCTCCGCCACCGGGGGCACAAGACTCCCCACGGAGGCCAGGGTCGCCATGGAGACCAGCAGGCTCACCCAGCCCGCACTTCTGGGCGTTGTGGCGGAGGCCATTAGTCCCCCCAGGACGGGGAGGAGCGGAATCCAGGCCAGCGCACTCTCCATGGTGGGATGCTGGAAAACCACCCAGCCAAAACCGCTCCCAGGCTACCCGACAGACCTCCGGGCGTCAAACCGCATGCCAAGATAGAGGTGTGAGCACCCTCTTTGTGGACCTGGGACTGCTCCTGGGCGCGGCGGTGGCGGGAGGATTGGTCGCCCACCTCCTGCACGCACCGCCCGTGGTAGGGTACATCCTCGCGGGCGTCCTGGTGGGACCCGCCACTCCCGGACCCACCCTCCGCGCCCCTCAGACCTTCGAGCTCTTTGCCCAGATCGGATTGATCCTGTTGCTCTTCTGTGCGGGACTGGAGTTCTCCCTTCAGGATCTGTGGCGGGTCCGGCGGGTGGCCCTGTACGGCACGCCCCTCGGCATGGCCGCCATCGTGCTGATGGCCACGGGATTCGGCGCCCTCGTGGGTTGGCCGCTCCCTTCCCGTCTCGCGGTGGGCGTAGCCCTCAGCGTGGCGAGTTCCACGGTCCTCCTCAAGTTCCTGCAGGATCGCCACGAGCTGGGATCCTTGCACGGCCGGATCCTGATGGGCATCAGCCTCGCCCAGGATCTCATCGTGGTGCTGGTGCCCGCGATCCTCCCCGCCCTCGCCCCTGCGGGCCAGACAGGAGCGGATCTCCTGCTCCGGGGATTCCTGCAGGCCGCGGTGGTCCTGCTGCCGCTTCTGTGGCTGGCCCGGCGCGCGGTGCCCCACCTTCTCGCCCGGATCGCCCGCACCCGCAGCGCGGAGCTCTTCCTGCTGGCGGTGGTTGCCCTGGCGGTGGGGACCGCGGCCTTCACCGCCCATATGGGGCTCTCCCTGGCCCTGGGGGCGTTTCTGGCTGGGCTGGTGGTGAGCGAATCGGAGTTCGCATACGAGACCCTGAGCCGGGTGCTGCCGCTTCGGGACGTGTTCGTGGCCGTGTTCTTTGTCTCCATGGGGATGTTGCTGGACCCCGCGACCCTGGTGGAGCAGGCTGGGGTGATCCTGGGACTGGTGCTCCTGGTGGCCGTGGGGAACGCCCTGGTGTGGGCCGTGGTGGTGCGGGCCGCGGGCTACCCCCGCGGGATCGCGGCGGTGTGCGGGGTGGGCCTCGCGCAGATGGGGGAGTTCTCGTACCTGGTGGCGGGCACAGCCCGCGCGCAGGGCCTTCTCCCCGAGTCCCTGTACGAGGCTGTGCTCGCCGCTTCCCTCCTCACCATCCTCCTCAACGCCGCGGCCTTCCGCCACCGCCCCGGCTGGATGGAGCGGATGGTGGGGATGCACGGTGTGACCCCGAGGGTGGTGGGCCGGGGAACGGACCGCCTGACCGAACACGTGGTTCTGTGCGGATTCGGCCGGGTGGGCCGGGAGGTGGCAGACGCTTTGGACGCCTTCGGAATCCCGTACGCGGTGGTGGACCTGGACCTCGAGGCCCTCCAGGCTGCCAGGGCCCGTGGGGCACGGGCGGTGTTCGGCGAAGTCGGCAACCCTCTTGCGCTCCGGCGGGCGGGGGCGGAGCGGGCGCGGATGGCGGTGGTGGCCGTCCCCGATTTCGGGGCCGCGTACCGGTGCGTGCGGGCCCTGCGGGAGCTCAACCCGAACCTGCCCATCCTCGCCCGGGTCCACGCATCCCGCCACCGGGCCCTCCTCCTCGAAGCCGGTGCCACGGAGGTGATCCAGCCGGAGGTGGAGGCGGCCCTCACCATGGTTCGGCACAGCCTGGATCGGCTCGGCATAGATCACGAGGCGGGGAGGGCGTACCTCAAGCGGGCCAGAGCCCACTGGCCGGAGGCCCTGCGGATGGAGGGGCTCCCGGAGGGTTTGCAGGTCCGGGAGGTGGTGGTGCGCAACCCGGACTTGATCCACCGATCCCTGCGCGGGGCGCGGCTCGCGGAGCGGACGGGCGCCCTGGTTGCCGCCCTCACCCATCCGGACGGCCAGGAGATCCGCAATCCGGGACCGGAGGAGATCCTCCAGCAAGGCGACCGACTCCTGGCCATCGGGGAACCCGCGCAACTGGACGCCCTGGAGCGGATGTGCGACGAGAATCCGCGGGAGGATTCTTAAGCACGGGTGGCGTGCGGGCCCGATCCTGTGCCAACCTGGAGGTGCCCGGAGGCGGGCCGAAAGGAGGGGGAAGGATGCTGTGCCGGGAGCGGCTCCAGCGGATGCTGGAGGAGGCAGGGATTTCCTACCAGGTGATGATACACCCTGTGGCGTACACCGCGCAGGAGGTGGCGGCCCAGCTGCACGTGAGCGGCTACCAGGTGGCCAAGGTGGTGATGGCGAAGGTGGACGACCGGCTCGTGATGCTGGTCCTGCCCGCTCCGTACCGGGTGGATCTGGAGCGGCTCCGCAGGGAGATGGGAGCCGCCTCCGCCCGGCTCGCGCACGAGGAGGAGTTCGCGGAGGTGTTCCCCGACTGCGAGGTGGGGGCCATGCCGCCGTTCGGGTACCTCTACGGGATCCCCGTGTATGTGGACCGCTCCCTTACCCGGGATCCGGAGATCGTGTTCAACGCGGGCACCCACCGGGAGACCATCCGCATGCGCTACGCAGACTACGAGCGTCTGGTGCAGCCGCAGGTGCTGGACTTCGCGGTGGGCCCGTAGACGTCGTCATCCCCAGACCCGTTGCGCCGCAGGCTCCAGGCTGAAAAGCGTGGATCGTCTACCGGATCGAGCAGAGAGAACAGGCGGTGGAGGTGTTCACCGGGCCACCGGCCGTGGGCGTGCGCTCACGGAGCAGGCAGAATGGGCGCTGCCTTCTGCGCTCGCTGCTTGACCGGTGGCGCGTTGACGGGTCGGCTCCGCCACCCTACACTGGTGGCACGAAGCCCTTCGATGGGGGGGCGTTTGGGGCCATGGACCCTGAGCTGCGGGTTGCGGCGGAGCCCGGGCAGATCCTGGAGGGTACTGTCGCCCGGATTGCAACCTACGGTGCGTTCGTGACCCTGCCCGACGGCCGCACGGGGCTTGTGCACATCTCCGAGATCGCGGATACCTTTGTCCGGGACGTCCGGGAGTACCTGAGGGAGGGCCAGCGCGTGCGGGTGAAGGTTCTCGGCACCGATGCACGGGGCCGGCTGGATCTTTCCCTCCGACAGGCCCTCCCGCCGGAGGAACGGACGAGAGCGCAGTACCACCGCACCACTTTCGAGGAAAAGCTGCGGGCGTTCCTGCGCGAGAGCCAGGAGCGCCTCGCGGATCTCAAGCGGAACACCAGGGCCAAGAGGGGCGGCCGGCGTCGCCGCTAGACCTCCCCGTACCCCAGCAGGGTCAGGACGCGCTCGAAGGTCTGCCAGACTACCTCGTCGCGGGCGAGGCGGCGGGAGCTCTCGCGGATGTCCGTCCGGGCCTCGAGGTCCGCGAGGGCGGCCTGCATCTCCGCGAGGGCATCCCGGATTTGCACCAGCTCCGGGCGAAAGGCCGCTTCCGGCAGGAGCGCCGCCACCCGCTCCAGGGCTTCCCGCTCCGTCTGGCGGGCCAGCTGGTCCATCTCCGCGGCTCCCAGCTGGGTGTACGCCACCAGGCCGCGCCGTTCCGCCACCGCCTCCCCGATGATGGCTCGGATTCGGGTCAGGATCTCCTGCTCGCTGTGCATCCTCCCTCCTCCCCCCCTATCGGATCCCCCCCGGGACCGGATGGGCCTGCAACC
Coding sequences within:
- a CDS encoding NADH-quinone oxidoreductase subunit K, with the translated sequence MTILLPLFVGSLFGAGTWLLLGRSIVRQIIGLALIGHGANLMILLAGGVQGASAPILGNPPPLADPLPQALILTAIVIGFGVLAFLLALGYRMHAYEEEDS
- a CDS encoding cation:proton antiporter, with the protein product MSTLFVDLGLLLGAAVAGGLVAHLLHAPPVVGYILAGVLVGPATPGPTLRAPQTFELFAQIGLILLLFCAGLEFSLQDLWRVRRVALYGTPLGMAAIVLMATGFGALVGWPLPSRLAVGVALSVASSTVLLKFLQDRHELGSLHGRILMGISLAQDLIVVLVPAILPALAPAGQTGADLLLRGFLQAAVVLLPLLWLARRAVPHLLARIARTRSAELFLLAVVALAVGTAAFTAHMGLSLALGAFLAGLVVSESEFAYETLSRVLPLRDVFVAVFFVSMGMLLDPATLVEQAGVILGLVLLVAVGNALVWAVVVRAAGYPRGIAAVCGVGLAQMGEFSYLVAGTARAQGLLPESLYEAVLAASLLTILLNAAAFRHRPGWMERMVGMHGVTPRVVGRGTDRLTEHVVLCGFGRVGREVADALDAFGIPYAVVDLDLEALQAARARGARAVFGEVGNPLALRRAGAERARMAVVAVPDFGAAYRCVRALRELNPNLPILARVHASRHRALLLEAGATEVIQPEVEAALTMVRHSLDRLGIDHEAGRAYLKRARAHWPEALRMEGLPEGLQVREVVVRNPDLIHRSLRGARLAERTGALVAALTHPDGQEIRNPGPEEILQQGDRLLAIGEPAQLDALERMCDENPREDS
- a CDS encoding DUF4040 domain-containing protein, which codes for MASATTPRSAGWVSLLVSMATLASVGSLVPPVAEGRAIEVSLTWFPGIGVWYALRADGLGVLFSLLVAGVGVLIILYAMPYMAHERRTPAFFAFLLLFMGAMLGVVLADDLVVLYVFWELTSLSSFLLIGFHHEEAQARQAALRALLVTVVGGLGLLGGVVLLGAVGGSLQLSELERHADRIRTSPLYPWILGLVFLGAFTKSAQVPFHFWLPGAMVAPTPVSAYLHSATMVKAGVFLLLRLAPLLGGAEAWREGLVPAGIVTYLFASLLALFQDDLKALLAYGTVASLGLATALVGSGSPEGMFAAMAYLLAHAAYKGTLFLVAGAVEHEVKTRRISELRGLARRMPLTAGTAVLAVLSLMGFPGFAGFVAKQAAEKALHGWVHEAVLAGGVLTAAYGLRFCSVFWGTRKAPRGHDAPWLLLPALVLAAAGFVLGLYPALYEQALGFLHPEANVFSGLTAEKAAVPVGSALLGGVLARWAARFPARLPLPGGEAAFEGVYGGVLGFARFLTRHTVTGRLRDYLAVSLVIPVVGAGAVLLSEGRFPSVGIRTAPYEGVVLLLGLGAVAFTVLARSLVAQVVAVGAVGYTVALLYIGLRAPDLALTQILVETVTLVLFLAVVLHLRHPEEPTRHPAWALDLLMAVGVGAITAAFAALILPGPPARHLFSYFVHKAPEAGGRNLVNLIVVDFRGLDTLGEITVLGIAALGVLALASRPGTRVAHHLVAPVRSLILETAVRVASPAVAAYALVLLGTGHYGPGGGFVAGLMTAMALFAWAVAFGFDAIPQDWLRPLAAGLGIAYGTGALTAALGRPFLTHGPVFLGPVKTTTSLLFDFGVYVLVVAATLSAARTLILVRPR
- a CDS encoding YbaK/EbsC family protein — translated: MCRERLQRMLEEAGISYQVMIHPVAYTAQEVAAQLHVSGYQVAKVVMAKVDDRLVMLVLPAPYRVDLERLRREMGAASARLAHEEEFAEVFPDCEVGAMPPFGYLYGIPVYVDRSLTRDPEIVFNAGTHRETIRMRYADYERLVQPQVLDFAVGP
- a CDS encoding S1 RNA-binding domain-containing protein, whose product is MDPELRVAAEPGQILEGTVARIATYGAFVTLPDGRTGLVHISEIADTFVRDVREYLREGQRVRVKVLGTDARGRLDLSLRQALPPEERTRAQYHRTTFEEKLRAFLRESQERLADLKRNTRAKRGGRRRR
- a CDS encoding Na+/H+ antiporter subunit D; the encoded protein is MNLAIVPVILPLAVGALCAALESERVRERLSLVGALGTLGAAVWLVGMVRQGGVVVLRAGGWPAPYGITFVVDGLGALMCGISSYVATVALWFGLKEATPRYHRYWHAGWHLLLGGMNGAFLTGDLFNLYVFFEILLIASYFLLTLGASREQAREAFTYVALNLIASTLFLVAVGLLYAATGTVNMADLARRLPNASPALVRSGVVLLATAFGLKAAVFPLYFWLPHAYAIPPGSVAAYFGGMLTKVGVYALYRLFTTLSPLGGPDPLWLGVASCTMVFGVLGALAQEEIRRILSFHIVSQIGYMILGLALGTRAGLAAGIFYVLHNIAAKTALLLVSGAVERVWGTGHLSALSGLARIQPVLGILFLIPALSLSGIPPLSGFWGKMGLLVAGVAAYGERPNPWIPLALWTSILVSLLTLASMMKIFTQAFWGPVSRRRRAGGELLVPTAAMAALTVFWGLGGRWLWELTWSAAGQLLDREGYFEAVLGGVK